In Mercenaria mercenaria strain notata chromosome 13, MADL_Memer_1, whole genome shotgun sequence, the DNA window ATTTCAAAGTCCTTATTTGCTTTTTTAGAAACCCTACAGAAAACCTGGCATTCGTTGTAACAATTAGCTGACAAAATACAAGGCAAATGTTATATCAGTATAGAAATTCAATCGAGATATACGCTCATTCATTTATGACTACACCGGTGGATATTATTTTCTATGGTTGTGTCATTTTAAATACAATAGAACTTATAGTCCAAGATTAGCGTTTCTTTCATAAATAGGAATAAAACCTTATCACtaatagaaattaaaataatGCACCTAATTATATGACAATATAATGATGTGAAGTAATATTTTCCAACAGTAAGCATGTCGGTATTtcgacaaataaataaaaaaaaacataatattttcaaaaagttatGCAAATAGATCAACGTACGTTAGCAacagttttgttgttttcttttcattatactCGTTTCCCTGGCTCGAATGACATTACTTTTAGATCAACCCTCGTATATGATAATGAGGTTTGATATTCACCTGAGGAGTGGTCTCCAAACAGTTTACATAAACCTTAAACTTTCAGTTGAGACAACTGGCAAATTACTCATCCGTGTACACCAACCTCTAACACGAGAAATACGTTCTTGTTCAAGAAAAGAATTTTAATCCTTGCAATACATCATAAAAACGACATTTTACAAGTTATTTACTTTTTCTTACCGTAACACattcatatactttttttaagaaCTAGTGTTAATTTGAGCGTGTTAAGACGGGTTAAAACCATTTTTAGATTTCTGGCAAATCTATGTTTCACAGGAGCCttcgtggccgaatggttaaggtcactgacttcaaatcattttcccctcacctatgtgggttcgagcctcactctgtgCGATGAATTCTTagtgtgaggaagctatccagttggcttacggaaggtcggtagttctacccaggtgcccgcccgtgaagaaataatgcacggaggggcaacagGGATCTTCCCCCACTATggaagttggaaagtcgccatatgacctataactgtaacggtgcgacgtttaaccaaacaaaacaaacaaatacagtagCTGACTACATAGATAGGTGATTTCCTTCTCCTCGTTTAAGATATTCTACAAAAGTGCTTAGTCGTATCGATTTAATTTTGATCTTTACCCGTGAACTTGCTTATTATGGTTCTGTCGCCTATGGAACAACgccaatttttcttttttttcttatttttttttttttttttttttttttgatgacgTCAATTCTCTCATTGGTTACATGTACGAGAACTCCTATCTCATGGTATAAAATTACAATAATGTAATTACATATAATGAATGTGAATATTCCGGTATTGGTGGTGGAAGATGTCCGAAAACAGCACGCACAGACCGAAATCTGGAAATATTACCATCCACTATTATTTAATGTACACTGAAGAAATGCTTTGAAAACGCAGTTTTAAAGTTTCCCCCATTTACTGGAATCAttccaaataaaatgtttgatgacAAACTATTCAGATTTATCACAAGTGTGCATAGGCAAAGGgacattttaaaattgtaatatgtTCATGGGTTCTTCACATAAGTAAGATTGGGTTGGTCATACTGCTGTTGGTGAGGTATTGAGCGGACGAAGGTTTGTGCGGCGGTGGTGACGGAGTACTAAGGCACAAGAAACTAAACAGGGTGATTAATCAGTAGGTGGGTGTCAAGTTTgatgttgtttataaaatatgctCCCGACACGAAATATGAAGTCGacatttgagctcaatttgtgaccttaaaCTATTGACCTTCATACTTGATTTATGCAGTCTGCACGCCGTATTGTCACTTACCTATATGcaagttgatatatatatttccttgaaatgtaaaatgcacgactattaacataaacattttatggggttatttaataataaaaaatcaagCTGAATAAATAGTTTTACGTCTAAAATTTTTAATGATACGACGacaataattgaaaataattccTACATCTTAGTATTTACACAGAATGCAAAAATGTTACTATTGGACAAAAACAGTATTTAAATATTAGCAACTTTTCTTTTTGGAATGCTGGACTCCATCCGCGCATGCAGCTCTTATTCCACTTCATACATCATTAAATGTTTCACATTTTATAACGGAAATTGTCTTTCTTTGTAAGTGTCTTTTGTTAGCGTTAATTACAAGCAGTTAATTTGCATTCTCACGGTTCATTCAGATTGATTCATATAAAATGCCCTGACAGTTCCCTGACATTTAATATCGCAATATGTAAAATCTTTTAGCTTGACTCTCATCAGTTGGTCTGCAAGATAACCAGAAAAATTGTTGTAACGGAGGACGTCAACAGGGTAAATGCGATGAAATTGAATTTTTCATACATGATCACAATATCTTCATAAGTGAACTCAGTTCTAACTTCGGTGTAATTgtcttctttttcattttcagtccACGCATTATTATCTCTTTCTATCTGTTTTGATAAGTCAATCTTTTCTGCCATGTTCACATGTATCTCCTTTGTGCCATTGTCTTCTTTTGTTGTAGTTTCGTCACCAATTTTCGGCCTTCGTCTGAAAAAAATGGAcgacatttacatttttttcactaaTTTCGAGAATATTTTATAAGTTATTCAGAAAGTACAAGAAAAAACATACAACTGAAATTGTGTAATTCTTTTTTGGCAGTTACTGATTTCTTGCTAAACTAAATGAATCTGAACAATAATTACTGCAACTGACCaagttctttaaaaaatttgaagcTGTAACTCTTGGCAAAGTTAGTCCCtatgactgaaataaaaatagaaaatccacAAAAGTGAAATCATGTTTACAGGATATTAAAATGCATTCTTAACTTCATTAGGTGACACAATTTAGACactttaaatcttttaaatagtCAAACAGACACAATtctatgtcatatggcgacttttcaacttttcatCCAGGTGTGATTATTTGAAACACGGGCAGAcacctgcgtagaaccaccgaccttcctaaTGGCCAAAAAtagtgagaaaaaaaataaaactctaaAAATGTTTCCTTAGAACCAACTTTTAATTGACTGAATCAATGAACTGTTTGATTACTCAAATCTGTAACAGGGGTTTTTTCGAAAATATCTGAAATTCgattattataaattattcacATTTTCTACAGGAGCTTGTTGCACCTATGCTAAATTAGATAATAAGACGACAACAAATGAAGTCAGCATTACAATTAATAAAACTTGAGAAAGAGAAACTTTAATTATCaccttttatgtttaaaaaatgatgtGTGATATCAATCCATCAAGCATTTACTTACAAAGAAGTTGGCGGAGTGTATGAACATGAATCTAGGTAAGCCACCCGACACTCACCTGTATCTCGTAATTTTAGCTAGGATCCTTGCAACTTTCTGACATCCATCACCCATCACATACATTTTATTGTGAAGCTCGTGGATTCTGCAAGTTGCAACTGTTACCAAGGTTTCCAGCGAACAGATAATAAACGTTGTCAAAAGATAAACACCTGAAATTGTATTAAGTTTATGTTGTATTTATCGATTTCCAGTTTTAATGCAGGCGCAGGTCGCAAAGTAACCCTCTGTCATACACAACAGTTTGCTCACATGAAAATAATGTCTGCTTCACTTTCTGGCCAACGACCATTAGGAGCGATAGAATTGATGTTACACGGTCGGTCACGTAGACACTTTAACAAACAATgatttgcattaaaattttatgatatgcttggtaatatattttatatacattttaactataAAAACAGGACATGATGTAATTGATTACTTCAATCAAAACATTACACCACActagaaataaaatttcaataatcTACATGAAAAGTGTATcacttttaaaatgtagatttatataaaagttacaagagtttataatttgatttcaaataacaaatttcagtaaagtaaaaaaaactcAAGACCGTATTTGAATGCGCACAGTATATTTATTTAAAGGCAATAAAGGCCGCTTCTTACTGAGGACGCATATTTCGGTTGATGTTGGTGGTATATTGTCAGACACGATTGTCATAACAACTGACAATGACAACAAAATTGTCAGAGCAAAACCGATCTTCTCCCCGCTCTCCACTGGCAAGACAAATACGAATGGTGCCATTGCAGCAAGAATGAAAACCGGAAGTATCATGTTCAACAGATAGTAGGAATATTTCCTCGTCAGTTGAAGCGTAAACTCAACTGCTGTCAGCGTGTAGCCACTTACACTTCTGAAAGGTGAGTAAAAAGTCTGCTATGAAACAGTATCTTCATATTTGGTCAAATTGAATAACTAAGaagtaatatttaaatgcatCTTTTCAAGTTTTacctgctaaacttctaaaatggactgatccatcattcagttttggcagtaccacttattattcaaaagggtgttcactgaaaacgtacagcgaacagtgcagaccacgatcagcctgcacggacgagCCGTAAAGGCGGCAtaatcatttgccaccagcatgcaAACAGGTTAAGATGCATATTTCCAAGCTTTGTCAAAGCACTCTCACGAGCGGGTCCGCCAGCATGCAAAAAGGTTAAGATGCATATTTCCAAGCTTTGTCAAAGCACTCTAACGAGCGGGTCCGCCAGCATGCAAAAAGGTTAAGATGCATATTTCCAAGTTTTTGTCACGAGTGTGTAagagtaaataataataattgaaaaattaaacaataaacattAATGCAATGTTTTCTTCTAGCctacaaaatatgtatataaaactcTCTAATGCATAATTGATGCATAATAGAACATAAAACAGAAAGACTTTAATGACGAGTAGGC includes these proteins:
- the LOC123529870 gene encoding acetylcholine receptor subunit beta-like 1 isoform X1, producing the protein MFSLKFTSIFVLLSTIQGAEGYTINDTATLQRDLFASYMKELRPQSKTDIGLEFGLTHITELDIITQRLCSVGFLHVLWMDFRLQWIPSSYGNMTYMRPLLTKLWTPPLVLSNAADEIKILNDNSNFASSPGFVKYDGLIYWMAPANFIAQCTIYIKYYPFDSQSCKIVVSSWMFHKRELHLMAATSSKVNLDLYEEHGEWDITETSVRNVTRSVSGYTLTAVEFTLQLTRKYSYYLLNMILPVFILAAMAPFVFVLPVESGEKIGFALTILLSLSVVMTIVSDNIPPTSTEICVLSVYLLTTFIICSLETLVTVATCRIHELHNKMYVMGDGCQKVARILAKITRYRRRPKIGDETTTKEDNGTKEIHVNMAEKIDLSKQIERDNNAWTENEKEDNYTEVRTEFTYEDIVIMYEKFNFIAFTLLTSSVTTIFLVILQTN
- the LOC123529870 gene encoding neuronal acetylcholine receptor subunit alpha-3-like isoform X2, with translation MLKLWMDFRLQWIPSSYGNMTYMRPLLTKLWTPPLVLSNAADEIKILNDNSNFASSPGFVKYDGLIYWMAPANFIAQCTIYIKYYPFDSQSCKIVVSSWMFHKRELHLMAATSSKVNLDLYEEHGEWDITETSVRNVTRSVSGYTLTAVEFTLQLTRKYSYYLLNMILPVFILAAMAPFVFVLPVESGEKIGFALTILLSLSVVMTIVSDNIPPTSTEICVLSVYLLTTFIICSLETLVTVATCRIHELHNKMYVMGDGCQKVARILAKITRYRRRPKIGDETTTKEDNGTKEIHVNMAEKIDLSKQIERDNNAWTENEKEDNYTEVRTEFTYEDIVIMYEKFNFIAFTLLTSSVTTIFLVILQTN